The genomic DNA ATACGAAACGCATTCTCCTGGGGGAGCGCGCTTCGAATCTTCATTTAACCTACAATCGACAAAAAGCTCTGATCCCCATCCAAGGAACGAAATCTCTGTTCACCGAGGGCGTGATTCAAAATGGTCCCAGCTCGCCAAGCCATTAAACTCACTTGAGGCTCGGAAATTCCCACACAGTGGCGGCCAAGATTAAGCCCATAAAGGGAGGAGTCCGACTCTGAAGCACTGCGAATCTGAAAGTTCTCGTCAATATCAATGCGCCCATAGCTATCCTTGACCGCATCACCAATCAAGGCCTCAGCAAAATCAGGGAGAGCTTGCCGAAAGCCAGTTGCGAAGATCACCACATCAGCCTCATAGCTTTCGGTCTGTTCTGTGTGTCGATTACTGATCTCTAAGCGGTAGCAATCACTGCTCTTCGATAATTTTCGAAAATCTCGATTGGGATAGAGATGAACATGACCTTCCCTGCCGTGAAGATATCTTTGGTCATATAACTCTTGATAGAGCTCCTCCAAATATGCTGGAGTGATACCATCACTAGCAAGTTTCTGATAATCGACAATAGCCCCCTTGCGACGTTTTGGTAACTTTGCAAACTCCTTGACGTAATGAGGGATAAAATACTCATTGACGAAGGGGCTTTCATCCAGAGGCTCTAAATTATCACGTCTTGAGAAAACGTTAATTGCTTTCGCTTGACCCCACTGACCACGGAGGCCATTGAGGAGAATTTCAATTCCAGTTTGCCCGCCACCGACGATAGCAAGCCGCTTGCCTTCCAAGTCCATTGCTTTCAGATGCGGAGATCTCGCGAAAAAGCAATCAGACCCAAGAAAAGCCTGTGCTTCCGCAGGAATGTTCGGCTGAAGCCCAGTGCCTAAACAGAGTTTTTTGGTATGATAAATATTGTCTTCAGTTCTCACGACAAAGCCATCGTCAACTTTTTGAACACCAAGCACGTGACTATTGAATTTGGTGTTACTTAGACGGTCTGCTACCCAACGACAGTAGTGTTCGAACTCAATCCGTTTGATCGTTGAACGGCTGGTATTCAAGAAAGCATAAAACTTTTTATTCTCGACGAGGTAGTTTAGGAAGCTATTGGGATTGGTTGGATCGACCGGAGTCACGAGATCCTTCAACCAAGAGGTCTGCATAAAAGCATCTTCAAACATAAGGTCTGGATGCCAAGAAAATGAGTCCTTGCTGTCGAGAAATAAGGTTTTATAGTGGGGAACCTGGCTTGCAAGGGCTGCGATACTCAAATTAAATGGCCCAATGCCAATGCCTAAAAATTCATATCTTTCCATTGTTCACTCCCCACCTAGTG from Pseudobacteriovorax antillogorgiicola includes the following:
- a CDS encoding lysine N(6)-hydroxylase/L-ornithine N(5)-oxygenase family protein — translated: MERYEFLGIGIGPFNLSIAALASQVPHYKTLFLDSKDSFSWHPDLMFEDAFMQTSWLKDLVTPVDPTNPNSFLNYLVENKKFYAFLNTSRSTIKRIEFEHYCRWVADRLSNTKFNSHVLGVQKVDDGFVVRTEDNIYHTKKLCLGTGLQPNIPAEAQAFLGSDCFFARSPHLKAMDLEGKRLAIVGGGQTGIEILLNGLRGQWGQAKAINVFSRRDNLEPLDESPFVNEYFIPHYVKEFAKLPKRRKGAIVDYQKLASDGITPAYLEELYQELYDQRYLHGREGHVHLYPNRDFRKLSKSSDCYRLEISNRHTEQTESYEADVVIFATGFRQALPDFAEALIGDAVKDSYGRIDIDENFQIRSASESDSSLYGLNLGRHCVGISEPQVSLMAWRAGTILNHALGEQRFRSLDGDQSFLSIVG